In Ostrea edulis chromosome 6, xbOstEdul1.1, whole genome shotgun sequence, a single window of DNA contains:
- the LOC125683423 gene encoding protein PFC0760c-like isoform X6 — protein sequence MACVLDMRMVKLMIFFAQLSLTLVSSIENTTNCSENCTTTSEESSLNPSGTTYSTEATNVPVSAYTTSDTDNATDDNSTFHTTDNGSSTLTSHTTTKSPSANSSITTTPPSTNSSKVNNPDLCAVNLIVVAVAGGVVILCFIWSIFVYCRYKRKLNRLPFEKKMSAKDSVRLNEMNGRKVSAAHDAPKIDGIDRKFSYDMHSGGNEHEDQLSDTYDVTEPDYEDADAKLNVKVSKKPSEMNDDDEDEEDSQYDVLNIEDENTKTKRSSNYERAEFKTSNEGVDTYDTTETCNRIVCDEEHDRQQKDQINGTEHQSKVTSDCTASEPSNGSQIKTSESNKQVVDSSENQIPVSDGQTGDTIIPQTTASTTLNNNESREPPHSGEKAVKTELVGGDKATRNDYEFVKHVETANPENKTSEDIVKNETSTENKQGDIKV from the exons ATGGCGTGTGTTTTAGATATGAGGATGGTTAAATTGATGATATTCTTTGCACAGCTAAGTCTTACACTCGTTTCTTCTATAG AAAACACTACTAATTGTTCGGAAAACTGCACTACAACATCAGAAGAGAGTTCACTTAATCCATCTGGAACAACTTACTCCACGGAGGCGACTAACGTGCCTGTCTCCGCTTACACTACATCAGATACAGACA ATGCAACGGACGACAACTCTACATTTCATACCACAGACAATGGCTCTTCAACACTCACGTCCCACACCACCACCAAGTCACCCAGTGCCAACTCAAGCATCACCACCACGCCACCCAGTACCAACTCAAGCAAGGTCAACAACCCCGACTTGTGTGCAG TAAATTTGATAGTGGTGGCGGTGGCTGGAGGTGTTGTGATTCTGTGTTTCATTTGGAGTATTTTTGTTTACTGCCGCTACAAACGAAAACT AAATCGTTTACCGTTTGAAAAGAAGATGTCAGCAAAAGATAGTGTTCGgctaaatgaaatgaatggaaGGAAGGTCTCTGCTGCACATGATGCACCTAAAATAGATGGGATAGACCGGAAGTTTAGTTATGATATGCACAGTGGGGGAAACGAACATGAAGACCAATTGAGTGATACGTATGACGTCACTGAACCGGATTACGAAGATGCTGATGCTAAATTGAATGTAAAGGTCTCTAAGAAACCAAGTGAAATGAACGACGATGATGAAGATGAAGAAGACAGCCAATATGATGTTCTAAATATTGAAGACGAGAACACTAAAACGAAGCGCAGTAGCAACTACGAGCGTGCGGAGTTTAAGACTTCAAATGAAGGTGTAGACACCTATGATACCACTGAAACGTGCAACAGAATCGTCTGCGATGAGGAACATGATCGTCAGCAAAAGGATCAGATCAATGGAACGGAACACCAATCCAAAGTAACAAGTGATTGTACTGCGAGTGAGCCATCTAATGGTAGTCAAATCAAAACTTCCGAATCCAACAAGCAGGTGGTCGACTCTTCAGAAAACCAGATACCTGTGTCAGACGGCCAGACAGGGGATACAATTATACCCCAAACAACAGCATCAACAACCCTGAATAATAACGAATCCCGTGAACCGCCACATTCCGGTGAAAAGGCAGTGAAAACAGAGCTGGTTGGTGGAGACAAAGCTACACGTAATGACTACGAGTTCGTTAAACACGTTGAGACGGCAAACCCTGAGAATAAAACTTCAGAGGACATTGTGAAAAACGAGACATCTACCGAAAATAAACAGGGAGATATCAAAGTCTAA